In the Drosophila gunungcola strain Sukarami unplaced genomic scaffold, Dgunungcola_SK_2 000001F, whole genome shotgun sequence genome, one interval contains:
- the LOC128263552 gene encoding 6-pyruvoyl tetrahydrobiopterin synthase translates to MSQQPVAFLTRRETFSACHRLHSPQLSDAENLEVFGKCNNFHGHGHNYTVEITVRGPIDRRTGMVLNITELKEAIETVIMKRLDHKNLDKDVEYFADTPSTTENLAVYIWDNIRLQLKKPELLYEVKIHETPKNIISYRGPYPLNGIYNPINKRIAHDSCTNISSDSD, encoded by the exons ATGTCTCAACAACCTGTTGCTTTCCTCACTCGTCGCGAGACTTTCAGCGCCTGTCATCGTCTACAtag TCCCCAGTTAAGCGATGCGGAGAATCTGGAAGTCTTCGGCAAGTGCAACAATTTCCATGGCCATGGACACAACTACACAG TCGAGATAACCGTGCGTGGACCCATCGATCGTCGAACTGGAATGGTGCTGAATATCACCGAGCTAAAGGAAGCGATTGAGACAGTGATTATGAAGCGTTTGGATCACAAAAATCTTGACAAGGATGTGGAATACTTTGCCGACACA CCTAGTACCACCGAAAATTTGGCCGTATATATTTGGGACAACATCCGGCTGCAGCTGAAGAAACCCGAACTGCTGTACGAGGTAAAAATCCATGAGACACCAAAGAATATCATCAGCTATCGCGGTCCATATCCCCTCAATGGTATCTATAATCCCATAAACAAACGCATAGCTCACGATTCCTGCACCAATATTTCATCGGATTCGGATTAA
- the LOC128263553 gene encoding serine protease easter-like: protein MVQLVCEQDKICSGSLITSRFVLSAAHCFSWVFREPSYVCDKVRLGQQNTDNSQNTQVIDIERKIIHPQFNVGETYKNDIALLRLSQEVQFSDYIKPICLFAHQQETSFVVASWRKTEDGKKSNRLQATSVDKVVRQLCNNYFWMDLDDESQICARSSYEGVCPGELH from the exons ATGGTTCAGCTGGTCTGTGAGCAAGATAAGATCTGTAGCGGTTCGCTTATCACCTCTC GCTTTGTTTTGTCGGCTGCGCACTGCTTTTCGTGGGTGTTTCGAGAACCGTCTTATGTCTGCGACAAGGTGCGTTTGGGCCAACAAAACACGGATAACAGCCAGAATACCCAAGTAATTGATATCGAGAGAAAGATAATTCATCCACAATTCAACGTTGGAGAGACATATAAAAATGACATAGCTCTGCTTCGATTGTCTCAAGAGGTCCAGTTTTCAG ACTACATTAAGCCGATCTGCTTATTCGCCCATCAACAAGAGACATCATTTGTGGTCGCTAGCTGGCGTAAAACTGAAGATGGAAAAAAATCTAATAGGCTGCAGGCAACCTCTGTAGACAAAGTTGTTCGGCAACTTTGcaacaattatttttggatGGATTTAGATGATGAATCCCAGATATGTGCTCGCAGTTCATACGAAGGTGTTTGTCCTGGAGAGCTCCATTGA
- the LOC128263556 gene encoding elongation factor G, mitochondrial translates to MSLISRLLTGNNALRLRALETLGRAGYSSHAKFSELKPIEKIRNIGISAHIDSGKTTLTERILFYTGRIAEMHEVRGKDNVGATMDSMELERQRGITIQSAATYTLWKDTNINIIDTPGHVDFTVEVERALRVLDGAVLVLCAVGGVQSQTLTVNRQMKRYNVPCLAFINKLDRLGSNPYRVLSQMRSKMNHNAAFIQLPIGVESNCKGIVDLVRERAIYFEGEHGMNLRLDEIPQDMRVESEERRQELIEHLSNADESFGELFLEEKPFTEDDIKAALRRTCINRTFTPVLVGTALKNKGVQPLLDAVLDYLPNPGEVENLGFIEKEGQEPEKIVLNPARDGKDSFVGLAFKLEAGRFGQLTYLRCYQGVLRKGDNIFNARTNKKVRIARLVRLHSNQMEDVNEVYAGDIFALFGVDCASGDTFTTNPKDNLAMESIFVPEPVVSMAIKPNNTKDRDNFSKAIARFTKEDPTFHFFFDNDVKETLVSGMGELHLEIYAQRMEREYGCPVTLGKPKVAFRETMVGPCEFDYLHKKQSGGSGQYARIIGVMEPLPPNQNTLLEFVDETVGTNVPKQFVPGVEKGYREMAEKGMLSGHKLSGIRFRLQDGGHHIVDSSELAFMLAAHGAIKEVFQNGNWQILEPIMLVEVTAPEEFQGAVMGHLSKRHGIITGTEGTEGWFTVYAEVPLNDMFGYAGELRSSTQGKGEFTMEYSRYSPCLPDVQDQIVRQYQESQGLVQVDKKKKKN, encoded by the exons ATGTCGCTAATTAGTCGTTTGCTGACCGGGAACAACGCACTGCGCCTGCGGGCATTGGAAACTTTAGGCAGA GCCGGCTACAGTTCGCATGCCAAGTTCTCGGAGCTCAAACCCATCGAGAAGATCCGGAACATTGGAATCTCGGCGCATATAGACAGTGGGAAGACGACTCTGACGGAGCGGATTCTCTTCTACACTGGAAGGATTGCGGAAATGCATGAAGTGCGGGGCAAGGACAATGTGGGGGCCACCATGGACAGCATGGAACTGGAGAGACAGCGTGGCATCACCATCCAATCGGCAGCTACTTACACCCTGTGGAAGGACACCAATATCAATATCATCGACACCCCGGGTCACGTGGACTTCACCGTGGAAGTGGAGCGCGCCCTTCGAGTTTTGGACGGTGCCGTTCTGGTTTTGTGTGCCGTGGGCGGAGTTCAGAGTCAAACGCTGACAGTCAACCGGCAGATGAAGCGGTATAATGTGCCCTGTCTGGCCTTCATCAACAAACTGGATCGTCTGGGCTCGAATCCCTATCGGGTTCTGTCCCAAATGAGGTCCAAAATGAACCATAATGCTGCTTTCATTCAGCTGCCCATTGGCGTGGAGAGCAATTGCAAAGGCATTGTGGATTTGGTGCGAGAAAGAGCCATATATTTTGAGGGTGAACATGGAATGAACCTGAGGCTGGACGAGATTCCACAGGATATGCGAGTGGAGAGTGAGGAGAGAAGGCAAGAGCTCATCGAACACTTATCCAATGCAGACGAATCCTTTGGCGAACTTTTCCTGGAAGAAAAACCCTTTACTGAGGACGATATTAAGGCTGCCTTGCGAAGAACTTGCATCAATAGAACCTTCACACCGGTTTTGGTGGGAACAGCACTGAAAAACAAGGGTGTCCAGCCCCTGCTAGATGCAGTACTTGATTACCTGCCGAATCCCGGGGAAGTGGAGAACCTGGGCTTCATAGAGAAAGAAGGGCAAGAGCCGGAGAAAATTGTCTTGAACCCAGCTCGCGATGGCAAGGATTCCTTCGTGGGCTTGGCTTTCAAATTGGAAGCCGGACGCTTCGGCCAACTAACCTACCTCAGGTGCTACCAAGGAGTTCTTCGGAAAGGTGACAACATCTTCAACGCCCGCACCAATAAGAAAGTGAGAATTGCTCGCTTGGTACGACTTCACTCAAATCAAATGGAGGATGTCAACGAGGTCTATGCCGGTGATATATTCGCTTTGTTCGGAGTTGATTGCGCCTCTGGAGACACTTTCACCACCAATCCCAAGGACAATCTGGCCATGGAGTCGATATTCGTACCCGAACCCGTTGTCTCAATGGCCATAAAGCCAAATAACACCAAGGACAGGGATAATTTCTCAAAGGCCATCGCCAGATTCACCAAAGAAGATCCCACATTTCACTTCTTTTTCGACAACGATGTCAAGGAAACTCTCGTTTCGGGAATGGGTGAATTGCACTTGGAGATCTACGCCCAGCGAATGGAGAGAGAATACGGCTGCCCAGTGACGCTGGGAAAGCCAAAAGTAGCATTTAGGGAAACCATGGTAGGACCCTGTGAATTCGATTACCTGCACAAAAAACAATCAGGAGGATCGGGTCAGTATGCCAGGATTATAGGAGTCATGGAACCACTGCCGCCCAATCAAAATACCCTGCTGGAATTCGTAGACGAAACAGTGGGCACAAATGTGCCAAAGCAGTTTGTTCCTGGAGTCGAAAAGG GTTACAGAGAAATGGCTGAGAAGGGAATGCTCTCCGGCCACAAGTTATCCGGCATTCGATTCCGCCTGCAAGATGGTGGTCATCACATCGTGGACTCCAGCGAGCTGGCCTTTATGTTGGCTGCCCATGGTGCCATTAAAGAGGTCTTCCAGAACGGCAATTGGCAGATCCTAGAGCCCATTATGCTGGTTGAGGTTACCGCGCCCGAGGAATTCCAGGGTGCTGTAATGGGCCACCTGAGCAAACGGCATGGTATTATCACCGGCACCGAGGGAACCGAGGGTTGGTTCACTGTGTACGCGGAGGTTCCTCTAAACGACATGTTCGGCTATGCCGGAGAGCTGAG GTCGAGCACCCAGGGCAAGGGTGAATTCACCATGGAGTACTCCAGGTACTCGCCCTGCCTTCCCGATGTCCAGGATCAGATCGTGCGCCAATACCAGGAGTCACAGGGCTTGGTTCAAGtcgacaaaaagaaaaagaaaaactaa